One window from the genome of Sporichthyaceae bacterium encodes:
- a CDS encoding EAL domain-containing protein, producing the protein MGLASVSSVRRRRGIAARAVQKPGIRRTLRVLGLVASLVGLTVLLLTRTDALHTTVTGPVHLPWWSMVVMFGAAEMVVLHLQIQREAQTVSLSEIPLVIGLFMAAPSDLLIGRIVGSFLIFTLQRRQAAIKVVFNTALVAASGSLALAVWSLTWSRIEVGPEAWAGVFAAVIAAGTFDAIATTMAIGCYESSVKLHLLLREIAAAGVLAAGVGTIGLVAATAISYDVRAAFLVEAAGALLLLGYRAYASLRERHESLEQLYHFSEVVSGAHDVDTVLRSVLEQARQLLRADRAEFLAFAFPSSLAPVRMTLLSDGVQQVAGPDEPMSVDPVVERVRAERHSMLLARHTKDPAQRAYLDANGLREAILVPLHMDGAIVGTLSVANRLGEVRGYDAGDVRLLDTVANHAGVALKSGSLIARLSHEAHHDTLTGLPNRHLLQQELDIAISAIRTGASAGCAVMISDLNGFKEVNDTLGHQHGDELLRNVARSFVGVAAGRALVARLGGDEFAVLITDVDDPERATALAGELVGALGRPVRIDGVSVEVSASVGVAMAPMHAEDASGLLKRADVAMYAAKANGGGVRLYDEGLQEAANPSRLTLVSDLRAAIKDGGIEAWVQPKASLADGSVAGVEVLARWRHPVDGVRGPAEFLPVAEANGMIGALTEAMLDAALSACASWHAAGIGAGVAVNVSPRSLKDPSFLQTVSAALARYGTDPHLLTIEITETSLMADSPQAVDLLLRLSALGVRLSIDDFGTGYSSLAYLRRLPVDEVKLDREFISRIVAEPKVLMIVRSIADLARNMGISIVAEGVEDEATWNALAELGAGAAQGYHLGRPMPAAEFPAWLERYNINLAVRGVPGPLLPRGRRGRSDAAA; encoded by the coding sequence GTGGGTTTGGCCAGCGTGTCGAGCGTCCGCCGGCGACGGGGGATTGCGGCGCGAGCCGTCCAAAAGCCGGGGATTCGCCGCACGCTGCGCGTGCTGGGCCTGGTGGCGAGTCTCGTCGGCCTCACTGTGCTGTTGCTCACTCGCACCGACGCCCTGCACACCACGGTGACCGGCCCGGTCCATCTGCCGTGGTGGAGCATGGTGGTGATGTTCGGCGCGGCCGAGATGGTCGTGCTGCACCTGCAGATTCAGCGGGAGGCGCAGACCGTCTCGCTCTCGGAGATCCCGTTGGTGATCGGCCTGTTCATGGCCGCCCCGTCGGACCTGTTGATCGGGCGCATCGTCGGGTCGTTCCTGATCTTCACGCTGCAGCGTCGGCAGGCCGCGATCAAGGTGGTGTTCAACACCGCGTTGGTGGCCGCCAGCGGCAGCCTTGCGCTGGCCGTGTGGTCGTTGACGTGGAGCCGGATCGAGGTCGGCCCCGAGGCCTGGGCCGGGGTGTTCGCCGCGGTGATCGCGGCCGGCACCTTCGACGCGATCGCCACCACGATGGCCATCGGTTGTTATGAGAGCAGCGTCAAACTGCACCTGCTGCTGCGTGAGATCGCCGCCGCCGGTGTGCTGGCCGCGGGAGTGGGCACCATCGGCCTGGTCGCGGCCACCGCGATCAGCTACGACGTGCGTGCGGCGTTCCTGGTGGAGGCCGCAGGCGCCCTGCTGCTGCTCGGCTATCGCGCCTATGCCTCGTTGCGCGAGCGGCACGAGAGCCTCGAGCAGCTCTATCACTTCTCCGAGGTGGTCTCCGGCGCGCACGACGTGGACACGGTGCTGCGTTCGGTGCTGGAACAGGCCCGGCAGTTGCTGCGCGCGGACCGCGCCGAATTCCTGGCCTTCGCCTTCCCGTCCAGCCTGGCGCCGGTGCGCATGACGTTGTTGTCCGACGGCGTGCAGCAGGTGGCCGGCCCGGACGAACCGATGTCCGTCGACCCGGTGGTGGAGCGGGTGCGCGCGGAGCGTCATTCCATGCTGCTGGCCCGCCACACCAAGGACCCCGCGCAGCGCGCCTACCTGGACGCCAACGGCCTGCGCGAGGCGATCCTGGTGCCGCTGCACATGGACGGCGCGATCGTTGGCACGCTGTCCGTGGCGAACCGGCTGGGTGAGGTGCGCGGCTACGACGCCGGTGATGTGCGGTTGTTGGACACGGTGGCCAACCACGCCGGTGTGGCCCTGAAATCCGGCAGCCTGATCGCCCGGCTGTCCCACGAGGCGCACCACGACACGCTCACCGGCCTGCCCAACCGGCACCTGCTGCAGCAGGAGCTGGACATTGCGATCTCCGCGATCCGCACCGGCGCCTCGGCCGGTTGCGCGGTGATGATCTCCGACCTCAACGGGTTCAAGGAGGTCAACGACACCCTGGGCCACCAGCACGGCGACGAGCTGCTGCGCAACGTGGCGCGCTCCTTCGTCGGCGTCGCCGCCGGTCGGGCGCTGGTCGCCCGGCTGGGCGGTGACGAGTTCGCGGTGCTGATCACCGACGTCGACGACCCGGAGCGGGCCACCGCGTTGGCCGGCGAACTGGTCGGCGCGCTGGGTCGTCCGGTGCGCATCGACGGGGTCAGTGTCGAGGTCAGCGCCTCGGTCGGGGTGGCCATGGCGCCGATGCACGCCGAGGACGCCTCCGGGCTGCTGAAACGCGCCGACGTCGCCATGTACGCCGCCAAGGCCAACGGCGGCGGCGTCCGCCTGTACGACGAGGGCCTGCAGGAGGCCGCCAACCCCAGCCGCCTGACGCTGGTCTCCGACCTGCGCGCGGCGATCAAGGACGGCGGCATCGAGGCCTGGGTGCAGCCCAAGGCGTCGCTGGCCGACGGCTCGGTGGCCGGTGTGGAGGTGCTGGCGCGCTGGCGGCACCCGGTGGACGGTGTGCGCGGCCCCGCCGAGTTCCTGCCGGTGGCCGAGGCCAACGGCATGATCGGCGCGCTGACCGAGGCCATGCTGGACGCGGCCCTGTCCGCCTGCGCGAGCTGGCACGCCGCGGGCATCGGCGCCGGCGTGGCGGTCAACGTCTCGCCGCGCAGCCTGAAGGACCCCAGCTTCCTGCAGACCGTGTCCGCGGCCCTGGCCCGGTACGGCACCGACCCGCATCTGCTGACCATCGAGATCACCGAAACCAGCCTGATGGCGGACAGTCCGCAGGCCGTTGACCTGCTGCTACGGCTGTCCGCGCTGGGTGTGCGGCTGTCCATCGACGATTTCGGAACCGGCTACTCCTCGTTGGCCTACCTGCGCCGACTGCCGGTGGACGAGGTCAAGTTGGACCGGGAGTTCATCTCGCGGATCGTGGCCGAGCCCAAGGTGCTGATGATCGTGCGCTCGATCGCCGACCTGGCCCGGAACATGGGCATCTCGATCGTGGCCGAGGGCGTGGAGGACGAGGCCACCTGGAATGCCCTGGCCGAGCTCGGCGCGGGTGCCGCGCAGGGCTACCACCTGGGAAGACCGATGCCGGCCGCGGAGTTCCCGGCCTGGCTGGAGCGCTACAACATCAACCTCGCGGTGCGCGGTGTGCCCGGTCCGCTGCTGCCGCGCGGTCGTCGCGGGCGCAGCGACGCGGCGGCCTGA
- a CDS encoding DUF3145 domain-containing protein translates to MTRGVLYVHSAQSAMCAHVEWAVVGVLGVQVKFDWTPQPIAPAQWRTELSWQGEAGTAAELASALRAHQVRFEVTEEPSAGHEGARFSSTPSLGVYHAVIGVHGDIMINEDRLRAAVLRSEETEDCDLSDEVDLLLGQPWDDELEPFRHAGAGAPVRWLHQVG, encoded by the coding sequence ATCACCCGTGGGGTGCTTTACGTGCACTCTGCTCAGTCCGCCATGTGCGCCCACGTCGAGTGGGCAGTGGTGGGAGTGCTCGGCGTCCAGGTCAAGTTCGACTGGACACCGCAGCCGATCGCGCCCGCGCAGTGGCGCACCGAGCTGTCCTGGCAGGGAGAGGCCGGCACCGCCGCCGAGCTGGCCTCCGCGCTTCGGGCGCACCAGGTCCGCTTCGAGGTCACCGAGGAACCGTCCGCCGGTCACGAGGGCGCCCGGTTCAGCAGCACGCCCAGCCTGGGTGTCTACCACGCGGTGATCGGCGTGCACGGCGACATCATGATCAACGAGGACCGGCTGCGCGCCGCGGTGCTCCGGTCGGAGGAGACCGAGGATTGCGACCTGTCCGACGAAGTCGATCTGTTGCTCGGCCAACCCTGGGACGACGAGCTCGAACCCTTCCGGCACGCCGGCGCCGGCGCCCCGGTGCGCTGGCTGCATCAGGTCGGTTGA